The stretch of DNA AATGCTTTGGCTACTCAGTTGCGTCCAGCCCTACAACAAATTCAATCAGCTTTATTAGATGAACCAAACTTTGAGCCAGCAACCAGTGATCGCGTATTTGCGATTGGAATGTCAGACTATGTAGAATTTATCTTGTTGCCAAAATTAATCCAAACTTTACAAAGTACTGCACCTAAAATTAGCATTCAGATCCGAACAGGTGAGCGTCAAAAATTGCTTTCCTTACTAGATAAGGGTGAAATTGACCTAGCTTGTGGGCTTTTTCAAGAGAAAAGCCAATGGCATCCACAACAGTTTTTGTTTCATGAGATTTATAGTTGTGTTTGCCGTAGCAATCATCCTGACATCGGCAATGATTTGTCATTGGAAGACTATTTGCAGCAGTCTCATTTGCTTGTTTCTATTCAAGAAGATCGAATTGGACGTGTCGATACATTGTTGGCACAAAAAAATCTTCAACGACACGTTGCTCTTTCTATCCCGCATTTTCTTTCAGCACCATTTATTCTGGCTCAAAGTAACTTAATCGCTACTCTACCTCAACGAGTTGCCAAAACATTCTCCCACAGTCAATCATTGAAGCTTTTGCCAGTTCCAGTATTGCTCAAAGGGTTTTCAGTGTTTATGCGTTGGCATCAAAGTACAGAGAATTTGCCTGCTTGTCAGTGGCTAAGAACATTAGTTAGCGAAGTTAGTACTACAGTTTAGAAACTGCTTTGAAATTTGTACATTAGAAATCAAGAAAAGCCGTCCTAAAAACAGGGTTTATCAGTTTTGTGTTTTATTAGTGAATCGGTATTCTAAGGTTCGCCAATTAATGTAAATGCTGCCCAATTTAAAGGAAGATAACGTTGTTTAATTAAAACTAACATTGCTTGACGTAGAGCTTGTGCTTTATCAGGAGCTTG from Nostoc sp. HK-01 encodes:
- a CDS encoding transcriptional regulator, with protein sequence MIISSWIGHDIFVQWIIYISDIHHINLAGLDLNLLVVFDALMTEQNVTRAAGRLGLSQPATSNALARLRNLMEDELFIRTATGLRPTPKANALATQLRPALQQIQSALLDEPNFEPATSDRVFAIGMSDYVEFILLPKLIQTLQSTAPKISIQIRTGERQKLLSLLDKGEIDLACGLFQEKSQWHPQQFLFHEIYSCVCRSNHPDIGNDLSLEDYLQQSHLLVSIQEDRIGRVDTLLAQKNLQRHVALSIPHFLSAPFILAQSNLIATLPQRVAKTFSHSQSLKLLPVPVLLKGFSVFMRWHQSTENLPACQWLRTLVSEVSTTV